In Pirellulales bacterium, one DNA window encodes the following:
- a CDS encoding glycosyltransferase family 2 protein: MATDITPRRTVLRLRPPSVPTVSLVLIVRNEEAGLRAVLPKIPTGVFDDLVAIDGHSTDASVALLNAAGYRTMLQREKGLGAAMIEAREHVRTDCFIFFHPDGNEDPADLPRMANLLREGHSFVVASRMIPGAWNEEDDKIFKWRKLANQGFITLANLCFAQGENRTSDVTNGFRGISCRAFDQMQLTSRDLTLDYQMCIRALKCNIPITEFPTREGTRIAGDTNFPSISTGLAEVKLLWRECRMGRRKVA; encoded by the coding sequence ATGGCCACCGATATCACTCCCCGCCGCACCGTGCTCCGTCTTCGTCCCCCGTCCGTGCCGACCGTATCGCTGGTGCTCATCGTGCGGAACGAAGAGGCCGGCCTGCGGGCCGTGTTGCCCAAGATTCCCACTGGGGTCTTCGACGACCTGGTGGCCATCGACGGGCATTCGACCGATGCCTCGGTGGCGCTGCTGAACGCGGCGGGCTATCGCACGATGTTGCAGCGCGAGAAGGGGTTGGGCGCGGCGATGATCGAAGCTCGCGAGCACGTCCGCACGGATTGCTTCATCTTCTTCCATCCCGACGGCAATGAGGATCCCGCCGATTTGCCGCGCATGGCGAACCTGCTCCGCGAGGGGCATTCGTTCGTCGTGGCGTCGCGCATGATTCCAGGCGCCTGGAACGAAGAGGACGACAAAATTTTCAAGTGGCGCAAGTTGGCCAACCAGGGTTTCATCACGCTGGCCAATCTGTGCTTTGCCCAGGGCGAGAATCGCACGTCCGACGTGACAAACGGCTTCCGCGGCATCAGTTGCCGCGCGTTCGATCAGATGCAGCTCACGTCGCGTGATCTGACGCTCGACTACCAGATGTGCATCCGCGCCCTGAAGTGCAACATCCCGATCACCGAGTTCCCCACGCGCGAAGGAACGCGCATCGCGGGAGATACGAACTTTCCCAGCATCTCGACCGGGCTGGCCGAGGTGAAGCTGCTGTGGCGAGAATGTCGCATGGGACGCCGCAAAGTCGCTTAA
- a CDS encoding DUF288 domain-containing protein, with product MQNDRWIVVTSINPPTRAIQTIAGLRDQGWSAVVVGDTKSPPDWHCEGVMFLDVATQRERYGELADMIPYRQYARKNLGYLYAIEHGARVILETDDDNIPYESFGRAIERTVVGHRLTSAPWANIYPHFGSKALCWPRGLPLDHIRTLGKLEPQATPSVCPIQQYLADGDPDVDAIYRLLFTETTTFDPAAEPVVLDRETWVPFNSQNTLFFAEAFPLLYLPCHVSFRMTDIWRSFVAQTALAHHGWSLAFRTATVVQERNEHNLMHDFADEVDGYLQNDKFRTELLAAERRLPVGGSPVNTVRHLWRALAAAQLLPVAELPIAEKWLARLDASHRSMAA from the coding sequence ATGCAGAACGATCGTTGGATCGTTGTCACGTCCATTAATCCGCCCACCCGCGCCATCCAGACGATCGCGGGTCTGCGCGACCAGGGTTGGTCGGCTGTCGTCGTCGGCGATACGAAGTCTCCGCCCGACTGGCACTGCGAGGGCGTGATGTTTCTCGACGTCGCCACGCAGCGCGAGCGTTACGGCGAGCTGGCCGACATGATCCCCTATCGCCAGTACGCGCGCAAGAACCTGGGCTATCTCTACGCGATCGAACATGGGGCGCGGGTCATCCTCGAAACGGACGACGACAACATCCCCTACGAAAGCTTCGGCCGCGCCATCGAACGCACGGTCGTAGGACACCGTTTAACCAGCGCCCCGTGGGCGAACATCTATCCGCACTTCGGCAGCAAGGCGCTCTGCTGGCCGCGCGGGCTGCCGCTCGACCATATCCGTACGCTCGGCAAGCTCGAGCCGCAGGCGACCCCATCGGTCTGCCCGATCCAACAGTATCTGGCCGATGGCGACCCCGACGTCGATGCCATCTACCGGCTGCTCTTCACCGAGACGACCACCTTCGATCCCGCGGCCGAGCCGGTGGTGCTCGATCGCGAGACCTGGGTTCCCTTCAACTCGCAGAACACGCTCTTCTTCGCCGAGGCGTTTCCGCTGTTGTACCTGCCGTGTCACGTGAGTTTCCGCATGACCGACATCTGGCGGTCGTTCGTCGCTCAGACGGCGCTGGCGCATCATGGCTGGTCGCTGGCGTTCCGCACGGCCACGGTCGTGCAAGAACGCAACGAGCACAACCTGATGCACGACTTTGCCGACGAGGTGGATGGCTACCTGCAGAACGACAAGTTCCGCACGGAGCTGCTCGCGGCGGAGCGACGCTTGCCGGTGGGGGGCTCGCCGGTGAACACCGTGCGGCATCTCTGGCGTGCCTTGGCCGCGGCACAACTCTTGCCAGTGGCCGAGCTTCCCATCGCCGAGAAGTGGTTGGCGCGACTCGATGCCTCGCACAGGAGCATGGCGGCATGA